In one window of Cryptococcus neoformans var. neoformans B-3501A chromosome 11, whole genome shotgun sequence DNA:
- a CDS encoding hypothetical protein (HMMPfam hit to HpcH_HpaI, HpcH/HpaI aldolase family, score: 119.9, E(): 5.9e-33) has translation MTVANVATAHTTTVQNPRLRLLNALRSKTPALMTFIAIPSVRHAQIIALTGLDGVIIDCEHGHIGDDQMHNSVSAISALGVSPIIRVRGPQPDILKRALDTGAHGLMVPMINTAKEAAAVVTYSKFPPYGLRGQGSAFPAIGHGLTTPEYMKTANETILTIVQIETKQGVENVEEIAAVPGIDYLFIGPNDLAQSLLGYTPARGDEPVFVEAIDKIVAAARKHGKWVGRLVNDGPLAVEALKTFDSVAITGDTKAITNWYTAQIDCVRN, from the exons ATGACCGTCGCCAACGTCGCTACCGCCCACACCACCACCGTCCAGAACCCCCGGCTCCGCCTCCTCAACGCCCTCAGGTCAAAAACTCCAGCCCTGATGACCTTTATTGCCATCCCAAGTGTTCGACATGCCCAAATTATTGCTTTAACTGGCTTAGAT GGAGTGATCATTGACTGTGAACACGGACACATCGGAGACGATCAGATGCACAATTCGGTCTCTGCCATCTCTGCTCTTGGTGTCAGCCCTATCATCCGTGTCCGCGGGCCTCAACCCGATATCCTCAAGCGAGCGCTTGACACTGGTGCCCA CGGTCTCATGGTTCCCATGATCAACACCGCCAAGGAAGCTGCAGCTGTCGTCACCTACTCGAAATTCCCTCCTTACGGTCTTCGTGGCCAAGGGTCCGCATTCCCGGCTATTGGTCACGGTCTCACTACACCAGAGTACATGAAGACTGCCAACGAAACAATCTTGACGATCGTTCAGATTGAGACTAAGCAAGGGGTGGAGAATGTGGAGGAGATTGCTGCAGTTCCCGGTATTG ATTACCTCTTCATCGGCCCCAACGATCTCGCACAATCACTCCTCGGCTACACTCCAGCCAGAGGAGATGAACCCGTCTTTGTTGAGGCTATCGACAAGATCGTAGCAGCGGCGCGCAAGCACGGCAAGTGGGTTGGCCGATTGGTGAATGACGGGCCGCTAGCGGTAGAAGCTCTCAAGACTTTTGACAGCGTGGCGATCACTGGCGATACCAAGGCCATCACAAATTGGTATACTGCGCAGATTGATTGTGTGAGGAATTAG
- a CDS encoding hypothetical protein (HMMPfam hit to Glyco_hydro_18, Glycosyl hydrolases family 18, score: 86.5, E(): 6.6e-23), whose amino-acid sequence MHFVSNTALFAILTALAVRSAPAPQSGTDYTCDSDTQWHDAYQTVTCPGDTACVTGASGNPCQFPSGSYGQSGVVAVAVTSAAAVTSAAAVATSASAAGGVTSATSAGGVTSATSAGGISISGNAATSASEEAVTSSSGATATESGGGGSASHTNSAASASGTSTSDGTSGSNRFVTYWDNYANMGGVNAGQLTAVTHVILCKLISIRLVNILTRLIVIAFADMTDWATEQTTWKFMESSNGNFDSSTAATLKGMQSGLKVCGALGGWGLDSVMATAVRGGDSTIATFVANVKGFADYFNLDGIDIDWEFPSASDDANLITFITQLRAALGDDKLISVALGSRVDTTDAAAFNSDTFSKLDSLVDMWNVMTYDYVNRYSTVTEQQAGNRVVTTVMDYYEQQGITMEKCNVGFPMNAKYFTLTETCDSSNPIGCSLPGTDYYEDSGVDNYKSGWVRFNPDLDSSLGTEGTEWATKMRAQWEARPTDGSTEITADVSNAWVDETNDVFWTWLSDSDMKTTCQNWVTSGKVGGAMVWSLNQDDESQDGGSHLTALAECIQGS is encoded by the exons ATGCATTTCGTCAGCAATACCGCTCTCTTTGCGATTCTCACGGCTCTTGCTGTTCGTTCAGCACCTGCTCCACAATCTGGTACCGATTACACTTGTGATAGTGACACTCAATGGCATGACGCATACCAGACCGTTACTTGTCCTGGCGATACCGCTTGTGTCACTGGTGCCAGTGGGAACCCTTGCCAATTTCCATCGGG TAGTTATGGACAGTCTGGAGTAGTGGCTGTTGCGGTCACTTCTGCCGCTGCTGTAACTTCGGCAGCCGCGGTAGCCACTTCGGCTAGTGCTGCTGGAGGGGTAACCTCAGCGACTTCAGCTGGAGGGGTAACCTCAGCGACTTCAGCTGGAGGTATCAGCATCAGCGGAAACGCAGCCACTTCAGCttcagaagaagctgtAACTTCGTCGTCGGGGGCTACAGCTACCGAAtctggtggtggaggcagtGCCTCGCACACGAACTCTGCAGCATCGGCAAGTGGTACCTCCACTTCGGACGGCACTAGTGGATCGAACAGATTTGTGACTTATTGGGATAA CTACGCAAATATGGGAGGGGTCAACGCTGGTCAATTGACGGCTGTTACTCATGTAATTCTTTGTAAGCTCATTTCCATCAGATTAGTCAACATTCTAACCCGTTTGATCGTCATAGCCTTTGCCGATATGACCGACTGGGCTACCGAACAAACGACTTGGAAGTTCATGGAATCTTCCAACGGCAACTTTGACTCTTCAACAGCCGCAACGCTCAAGGGCATGCAATCGGGTCTTAAAGTTTGTGGAGCTCTTGGTGGTTGGGGTCTCGATAGTGTTATGGCTACTGCAGTACGAGGCGGAGACTCAACTATTGCAACGTTTGTGGCCAATGTGAAGGGATTTGCCGACTACTTCAACCTGGACGGCATTGATATTGACTGGG AATTCCCCTCCGCCTCTGATGACGCCAACCTCATCACTTTTATTACCCAGCTGCGTGCTGCACTTGGTGATGACAAACTTATTTCAGTCGCACTTGGCTCCCGAGTTGATACTACCGATGCCGCCGCGTTCAATAGTGACACGTTCTCGAAACTTGACAGTCTTGTTGACATGTGGAACGTCATGACTTACGACTATGTCAATCGCTACAGTACTGTCACCGAACAACAGGCTGGTAACCGCGTTGTCACCACCGTCATGGATTACTATGAGCAGCAAGGTATCACCATGGAGAAATGTAACGTCGGTTTTCCTATGAACGCCAAGTACTTCACCCTTACCGAAACCTGTGATTCTTCAAACCCAATCGGCTGTTCTCTTCCAGGCACCGACTACTATGAAGACAGCGGCGTTGATAATTACAAGTCGGGATGGGTCAGATTTAATCCAGATTTGGATTCTTCGCTGGGTACAGAAGGAACAGAATGGGCGACCAAGATGAGGGCGCAGTGGGAAGCTCGGCCAACCGATGGAAGTACAGAGATTACTGCCGATGTATCGAACGCCTGGGTTGATGAGACCAATGATGTCTTCTGGACTTGGTTGTCTGACTCTGACATGAAGACAACTTGCCAAAACTGGGTGACGTCGGGCAAGGTGGGAGGCGCTATGGTTTGGAGTCTGAACCAG GACGACGAAAGTCAAGACGGAGGGAGTCACTTGACCGCACTTGCAGAATGTATCCAGGGGTCGTAA
- a CDS encoding hypothetical protein (HMMPfam hit to DUF580, Protein of unknown function, DUF580, score: 21.7, E(): 8.6e-10), whose protein sequence is MDDSQAGPSLTAYASRFLANRMGDRGREVQGSQIFRSPSPSSPTHDPFIPSPSLNASHPHLPGSRSPSRSPTRTPPFPGAGIEAIPDIDGTMGASSVGVGLLFDGPEDDDQPKPQESFTQPPVGFGGNKGKERSRIPNPYESSSESEDEDEGEPEMALDEVDTVRRSLLRPHPQQQREPLSERAKKGWLAHQSVFPPSSSSSSDDESDKETESESGDGESRFTNGGQGLYEGGADSSNLYDTRTIPAAYNVATNLEEPLLAEEDGQRESRVPVRLHVYHGRFGHWEKEGLRKYKAFTGRSSFAPVDSPASSASPYSSHSPSCPSTSLPFLAAEDRSARSHGHGHKHPILVVRLRVGALLLWALAGWFGRLVWLRRKRLERAASVVELSTKLLLSHPPLLLLTPILLGVFAITSIPFLTLLIRLGMIGYWRHPRENTWVFHIRPYAGWLIFLVTLVWVWTWGVIRGVGRVAVAGVIGEWYFHREEHSRQDPVEVTTAAVHRATGSSLGSICLGAGIIAVVRTVGRAASTLKQYTSPKNTRLPSFLSFLHHLAPVFTIIAGVLDQLNGYALVYVGITGDAFWPSARRAVGLAGRRRVGKLLDYTLIKLLLTLSSTAMGLFTATAGYLYMAHSMGNPGYAPLAGMLCGGVPFLAVRAGAGVLTDAADALFICYQIDRELGGQHSEETKGAFLGEQPRGAGAV, encoded by the exons ATGGACGACAGTCAAGCTGGCCCTTCCCTTACTGCATATGCAAGCCGTTTCCTTGCGAACAGAATGGGGGATAGAGGCAGAGAGGTCCAAGGTAGTCAG ATATTCCGAtctccatcaccatcatcgccTACCCACGACCCCTTCattccttcaccatctcTAAACgcatctcatcctcacctcCCTGGATCACGATCACCTTCGCGCTCACCGACTCGTACTCCGCCTTTCCCCGGTGCTGGAATTGAGGCCATACCAGATATTGATGGCACAATGGGAGCTAGTAGCGTTGGAGTCGGTCTCCTTTTTGACGGAcctgaggatgatgaccaACCAAAACCTCAAGAGAGTTTTACACAGCCACCTGTCGGGTTCGGCGGAAACAAAGGGAAAGAACGGTCGAGGATACCTAATCCCTAcgaatcttcttccgaaagtgaagacgaggatgaaggcgagCCTGAGATGGCCCTAGATGAGGTCGATACTGTGAGACGTTCGTTACTCCGACCTCATCCGCAGCAACAACGCGAACCTCTTTCAGAACGCGCAAAGAAGGGTTGGCTGGCACATCAGAGTGTGTTCccgccttcatcttcatcatccagcgatgatgagagtgaTAAAGAGACGGAATCTGAATCTGGGGATGGTGAATCGAGATTTACGAATGGTGGTCAAGGATTGTACGAGGGGGGGGCGGATAGCTCCAACTTGTATGACACGCGGACGATACCTGCCGCCTACAATGTCGCTACTAACCTGGAGGaacctcttcttgccgaagaagatggacaaCGAGAGTCAAGAGTTCCTGTCAGGCTTCATGTTTACCACGGTCGCTTTGGGCAttgggagaaagaagggttgAGGAAGTACAAAG CCTTCACCGGACGCTCCTCGTTCGCCCCCGTCGATTCTCccgcttcttccgcttctcCTTATTCTTCTCATTCCCCCTCTTGTCCTTCCACCagccttccttttcttgctGCAGAAGACCGTTCGGCCCGTTCTCATGGGCACGGCCATAAGCATCCCATTCTCGTTGTTC GGCTGAGGGTCGGTGCTTTGTTACTATGGGCATTGGCAGGTTGGTTTGGCAGGCTTGTCTGGctcaggaggaagaggctaGAAAGGGCTGCTTCAGTTGTTGAA CTTTCTACCAAGCTTCTCCTATCccatccacctctccttcttctgactcccatccttcttggtGTATTCGCTATTACCTCCATTCCATTCCTTACTTTACTCATTCGGTTGGGCATGATCGGCTATTGGCGTCATCCGCGGGAGAACACTTGGGTGTTCCACATCCGACCTTATGCTGGGTggctcatcttcttggtgACTTTGGTCTGGGTCTGGACCTGGGGTGTGATTCGAGGTGTTGGAAGAGTTGCGGTCGCTGGCGTTATTGGAGAGTGGTACTTTCATCG TGAGGAGCACAGTCGACAGGATCCTGTCGAAGTCACCACTGCTGCGGTACATCGAGCCACAGGCTCTTCACTTGGCTCCATCTGCCTTGGTGCAGGTATCATTGCCGTCGTGCGTACTGTTGGTCGCGCGGCTTCTACCCTTAAGCAATACACCTCACCTAAAAACACTCgccttccctccttcctatctttccttcaccatctcGCCCCCGTTTTCACCATTATCGCGGGCGTTCTCGATCAGCTCAACGGTTATGCCTTGGTATACGTCGGTATCACCGGCGATGCCTTTTGGCCTAGCGCCCGTCGGGCTGTCGGTCTCGCTGGGAGACGTAGGGTGGGCAAGTTACTGGACTACACCCTCATCAAACTTTTGCTCACTCTGAGTTCGACGGCGATGGGATTGTTCACTGCTACAGCAGGCTACTTGTACATGGCTCATTCCATGGGTAACCCGGGATATGCGCCTTTGGCAGGGATGCTATGTGGTGGTGTGCCGTTTTTGGCTGTCAGAGCTGGTGCTGGGGTCTTGACTGATGC AGCGGATGCGTTATTTATCTGCTATCAAATTGATAGAGAGCTTGGAGGGCAACATAGCGAGGAAACGAAGGGTGCGTTCTTGGGGGAACAGCCTCGAGGAGCTGGTGCAGTTTGA